ATATATATATCGGTGACAAGCTAAAAATTACATACTCCTCCCACAAAAACAGAGTGGACCTGCCTTTCACCTATGAAAGAGAGCCGAGCCTGCTGGAATCCACTCACAGCTTAATCACATTGATCTGCTCATGAAAACGCTATGGCTAATTGCAAAATAAAACCTagttgtttcaagctaaaatatTAGCTATGGCTGAGCAGTCGATACCATGATCGACTAAAAATATCGCCCTAGGCGATCACGTTTCATCCTGGACCCAGTGAGTGACACAAAAGCTGATCTCAACGGAGCAAACAGTTGTTTTAAGCACGCGATACCGCTTAACGTCCGACAAATAAGCAAACCCAATCGGTTGGCGCATGGTGTCATTCACGAATTCGAGGCTGACAATAATGTTTTTAACACTGTAACAATGATTTTGaagtggcaaagccagtgtcaagcaagCACCATCTACTATTTTACAAGCTCATCTGTTTTGCTTATATTCATATAAGCAAAACAGATACGATGTACTGCACGGGGCGATACGTTACATTGAACTCTGTGTATTTTATAGCACAGTTGTACGCGAGCCTACGGGTGAATGCATTTTCTTGTCATCTATGGAAACTGTGTTCGAGTTGGACAGTGTACTCGTAACCTTGTAATTCTTAGATTGTCACCGACTATCACCGACGCCGCCTGCGCGTCCTCACTGGAACCCTGGTCATGCGGCCGTTTCGGGGCTTTTTACCACCGCAGCCGCGCAAACGTTTAGCTGACCTCCAGCGTGGAATCAGCAAAGCACGGCATACGTACACGAGAACAAGAATTACGGATTACTGGCTAAGAAAACAAACCGCGCGATGAAGGCTGTTGACTATTCGTGTGAGGCGCACTCGAAGTAACTTTTATTTGATAACCGTTGATAATTACGTTTAAAAGCGAAAATCGGGGACTCGGACGCAGGTGGCGTTGCTGATTTATATTAAGCACACCGCTGTACGCCTCCTTTGCCGCGCGAAAACGGTTGCGAAACACCCCTAACATATTTGCTGTAAAAGTATGTAGATTGTGGTTTTATTAGATAACTGAAGCTGGATAGTGTACTTCCCAAAATCGGGAGGAATCGATTTCTGGACGTCATGAAGGGGCAATGCGTTAAGCGCATCTATAATAGGCACGTGAAAGGTATAGATAGCCAAGTTCGACGGAATTCATTCTCGACAGTATGCGGGCTGATGTTAATGGTGATCGGTTTAGCGGGCGCTGATGGTATGCGTGTATGTCGTTACAGCAGAAGCAAAAATGAACGGCCTTATCCCTGCACAAATCTTCATGCCCTTTCAGCAATATGGTTAACGATCACGTCGAAATGAGTGATACTGGCGAATGTGTTATAATAGGCCGCTTGTGTGTCATAACATTGCTTTTCctggctcaattttttttttttcatctgcgtTCCTGACATGCTCATTAGCTTtgtgcttttttcttttcatttaggTGCTGCAGGGAAAAGTGCGATCGCTGTCACGATAAGCTGCCGATTTATACAGAAGCGCAGTGTTACATTTTAACAACGCGCCTGCAATTTCTTGCGGGTTTACTGAAACGAGTGAGTGATGACGCTTGTATTGAAGAAAGACAATGATCGGTTCAACGATTACCTAGGAATTGTTGCAGTAATTCGGGTCTATTTGTAGGCTATAAGGCCTTAAATTATTAGAAGTAGGAAGGTGATCGGGATAAATAAGGAAAGAGgttgaataaaaagaaataaggaaGGAAATACAGAAAGACTGCTGAGTAAGTAGAGTAAGCAAACTATAAAAACATGGTTAACGTATATCCCTTATAGCTTATTTTCAGGTGTCGAGGACGCCGCGGCGGGTGCGTAATTCCACAGTTGTCAAAATATTTCTGTTATTTCTCGAAATGAATGGCGCTTATCCAACAACTTTTAAATAAATTTATAAACATTTTCAGTACTTTCACGATATTTCGCATTGAGGTGGAGATGATTGAAAATCCATTTCGAAGCAAAATAATTAATCATCCTCATCGAATCGTATACAATGGTCGACGTTAAATATACAGTTACACGTAGCGTGCAGCCACCCCAGCTCTGAAATATCGCAGGAAGACAAAGCGAGAACCCAACCATTTTTCCGAGGCAGAGAACGTACAATGTAACTTGACGTACAGTCTATCGTCGCTTTTCATAAGGTCCCACCAATCAAACACAACCGCCTTGTCTTGCAAACATCTGCGTCCTCATTACTGTTGCTGTTGAGAAGCCTGTGATGGGAAAGACAGAGAGATTGTTCGTGCTACCTATAAATGCCGTGTGCAGGGTTTTCCAAGTTACAGTCACCTGTAGTGTTGTTACTACTTTACCAATAAACTTCCCTTAGTAGCTcgtcgtcatttttttttcttctaaagacGTTGGTTTCATGACTGAGCCTGGCAACTGTGTTACTGTTAATTTAAAAGGCCAGTTACTATTATGCTACTTAATCCGTTCTCATTCTAGACACACAATTAGCTTTGCAGATTGTAACTACCATAAACCTTTATGTCGCGGAGCAACGACCAGCAACCGTGGTTCATCGCAACGTTCAGCATACGTGGAAAACATGGAATCCTCACACGGGTTGCAGAAGATATAACCTTGAAATTACAGAAATTTAGAAAACTTTTCAACGTAGGATTGTCTTCGTTGTTTTAGGGGCTAGGCTACATACCAACCTTATACCTCAAGACCTGTACCTGAAATTGATTTGCCGATCGCATGAAtttccctatttgtttctctTTTAGCTTCACCGAATTATAAAATACCTGAAGGTGTCGCAAAACTGATAATCCCACTCGAGACTCCTGCGCTTTCAGAGCATTAGCATCTTCAAAATATGCAAGTTTTTTCTAATGTCCATAAATAAGTGCGCAGCAATATTTTTCTTtggtttataaaaaaaaaaagtgcgcaccTGGTATTAAATTTTGAATGGTACAAGTATCATTTGGAACCGTATTCCTGTCTCAATCGCTCTAATCCCCGATGCCCGTCACTTCAGTACTGTTCTACACAAGTATCATCATTATTATTTACAACATATACGTGTATTCTTATCCTACCATTCCTTCGTTTGTAATCATATGAAACTGCCTTTTCTCCCACTGTATACTGTCATGGTTGACGATTTTGTGCACACTCTTATCAGAACGTGATTTACATATAATGTCCCAGGAATGTTTTTCTTACGTAATTACATCTCCCGCTCTCGATGCTGTTCATTTTTCGATTATGTTACGGCATGGTTAATGTTCAGTACCTATCCCCAATAGTCAGCAAATATACTTACACTGGTATTATTAATATACGTtctaagcaagcaagcaagcttgaAATTGTTTTTCGAAGCGACGTCATGTTCAAGTTTCTGCTTTTGTAAAGCCTAATGGAAGCAAAAAGATGCCCAATTTCACGACTATTCATTTATTTGAAATTTCACACTTCTTTCACTTACAATACTTCATTTTCGCTGGCTTTCTTGCTGAAACATTATTTTTCTATTTGATTTGGATGTACGAGTTGTCCTAATTACGTGTCCAAAGTTATAATTCAGACGGTTAGTATACTTATCGGTCCTGTGTACAAAAGGAATTCAGCTGCATTCGTCCGCTCGTTTATTGTTCCAAGTAACCCAAGCGTCGTTTCTTTCAATTACAGCATTGTCGGCATAATGTAAACGCCACTGAGTTAGTATTAGCGTTTAATTAAGCAACATCAGTATTTCACTTCTATCAGGTTCATACATTAAAGAAGCTCTAATCACACACatcccctcttcttttcttatGTAAACGTCTATAGGCTTATAAGTACTTTAAATTTGTGATATTCAAAGAAATAAAGGTGCTAAATTCACATCAACGCATAAAGTCCACGAAAACAAAATTCCTGTTCTTCGCATAAGTGAAAAATTAACAGTGCGTGGCAGGCTGTTCAGCTGCAAAGCAGGCATGTGAGTGTTCACACAAAAGCCTTCGCTTTTATTTTCCACAGGTGATTACACGGGACATTTAATGCTCGATTAGGGGGCTCACCACCCTGACTTAATGGTGAAACGCACGTGAGCTGGCTGATATCGTAGCCGGAGCTATGTGACGATGAAATGAAAATACCATCAATGTCTACGGCAGGAGTATAGGTGCACACTGGCGCGAACAATACATTACGGGGTCACGGTGCGAAAATGATTTGCCCTATCACATTTGCGAAAGCAATTATCAAAGCAGTACATTTGCATATATTATGCGGTAACTTGTCGACGTCTGCGTACGCGACAAAGTTGCACTGGCCTTGCCTCCAATGGTTATCCGTTTTAGAATTGTTTTTTCATCGCTACACCATATAAAGTTTAAGCGATTTAGCTGGCTCATTCCGGACAATGCCAATTATTTTTGGAATTTACGAATTTATAAACAATGAAAGTTCTATCTTACGCGTTCGGCGCGCTGCAATACTGTTTTCCGGATATTGTTAATATTTGACTGTATTTCTTTAATACATGTTCTGTACTGAATGACATCTTTCTGTTGAATATATTGCTCTCGCTCGCACGGGCAGGGTGCACGACACATGTTTTAATGCAACTTTCTCTTTTACATGTTGTAAATTACCTTGCGCTTTCAGAAACAGTCATGTTGTTGTAATTACAAAGCTGTCAGCAGTCGTCCTCAACGCATTTCTGCACGCGTGTAGGAGTACGGACAGCGGGACATTTAATAAGCTATATAACACAACTGTTCGCCTAGAGTATAGATGCTCATGGTGTCAGCATAGAAAAATGAACAGATTGCTGTCACAAAATTTACAGCTCACCAGCCCTTCGTTGTAAGTGGTGTACGAAAGACGCAGAATATTCTGTGCGCGACAAGCAACTAGTAGTTTAGCTGGTTGATAACTTAGGCGGTTACTATGTTTTGCGAGCTTTGCCGAGCATTTCCAGATCTCTGGTAATAGAACTATATTTCCTGTGTTCCTACAACTCAAATCCAAAAGAAATACATGTTTAGTGCAATGTGAAGAACGGTGGCTATAGCAGTTTCGCTTTCCCTCAGATCGCGTGAAGGTTAGCAATCATCATTTGCGCGTAAATGCATGATGGATTGCTCGAGTGTTTAATGTCGCGCACTTGGACGAGGCCATAGCAGAAACGAAACTCTGCCGCGTTTGACGTAGCAGGTGTTGCGTTGTATATATACGACGGGGCATGCTGCGTGACTGACTGCTCACCTGCGTTGACGTGCGCCTTCTTCATCCAGGGGTAGATGACGGGCTGTCCGGCCTGATTGCAGTCGCCGCCGGCTACCGAAGTCGGCGCCGTGGCGGTGGCCCCGGGGCTGTGCATCGGCGGCGCTGCCCCGACGTGCGGCGATTGCGGCGACGGCCTGAGCATGGACGCCGGCGGCGGGGGCGACGGCGACCGCTGCAGCGGCGCGGGAGGCCCCGAGTACGGCGGGCTGTGTCCGCCGCCCGCATGGTCGAGCGCTACGCTGGGCCGCGACAGCGGACTCAGCGTGGTCTGTGTCATGGAACATGAGTGCTGGTAGTAGTGCGGCGACGCGCTGGACACGTAGCCGCCGTTCTCGGCACCGTACGGCGGGGCCGCTGCGCCTCCGAACGAGGCGTACGGGTGCGCCGCGGCCGCGGccgcgtggtggtggtggtgcgtcGGGGCGCCCGCGTAGTAGTCACCGGCCCCATGGCTCGGGATGTAGTTGCCCTGCGAGTACTCCTCGGGCGGCGGGAACTTGGGGTCCACGTAGGACGGCGAGTTCATCAAAAACGAACTCATGGTCATTAATTTTTGCCGGCTGAATTGGATGATGGAGATAGTTTTGCTTCGGTCTCGTCGCCGAGCAGCGCCATGGCTCCGCCCCGCCGCCGGAGATTAGCATATCACGTGACGGACGCCATCCAATAACGGAGGCGGCGCGCGCGGCGCTGAACCCGGCGGCGCTCCGGCGTCGGCGACGATGATGGATGGCGATCGCGTTGCCCGCTGCCGGTCCACGCACATGCGACGGACTCTCCGGAGAACGCCGGCCGCTAAGGCTGTCCGGTGCACGACGTTGGCCACGCGCAGCGGGTTCGGTCGGCGAGTTTCACCACGCACTGAGTCGACAGCGGCGGCGCGTCCACAAAAACACGCACGGGTTGTATATAATCCAAGCACGGGCGGACCGATGCGGCCCGCGCGAGCAGTCGCGATCGAGTGGGCGCTCTCTCACGTGGCAGGGCGGACGCGCCAAACTTGCCGACTATAGCGCTGCCGCCGGCGACCGGAGTGTTTGTTGGGGAAAGGGGCGGGCGGTGGAGGGGGCGCCCGCACGGGGGAGGAGGGCTCGTGGGAGGGCGCTCGCCCGAGCGGCGGACGGAGCGGCGCGCGCGGGCAACAAGTTTGGCAACTCCACTAGGCCGCGGAGCGGCGCTGCGGGCGCGAGCGACTCTGGTGCTCGCCGGAGGCGCCgagctttctttttctcgctACAATGGAGAGAGGGCAGTTAATTCTCTCTTCCTGAATGCCCATTGCGCTCTACCGCTGGGATTTCTTCGAACACTTTGACTCGAGGGTGTGAACCCGCATAGGTTTCGCGTCTCCTGTTACTTGAGTGCCTTTCACCACACTCCGTTGAGTGGCGAAGTTGTGATTCAGTCTATTTTTCACGTCCTTCGCGCAGCCATGTCGAGTATTGTAATTTCTTATATATCGGTATCCACGCTTTCATCGTGCTGCGGTTGACTTCTTACCAGTTATAACGCATGGAACGGACCTCCTCTCTAAGCGCCTCGAGAGTAtggacacgtgtacttgtttatctttcaccgggaTGCAACGATTGATGCAACGGTTGTAGTCTTAACTATATTGTGAGACGTCCCTACTGAAGTGCGCAAAGTCGAGTTGCAATGACGATGCCGCGCTTGGAGCTCTCAGTGCACAACTGACGTGCTCTGCGAAATGTGGCGCCTTGTAAATTACTTTCTACATacctgctatatatatatatatatatatatatatatatatatatatatatatatatatatatatatacgcacacacGAATGCGCCTTAGTAATCTAACAATTTTGCAGTAATAAGCTTAGCTTTAATGCCCAACAGCTTCGGCCGCTGGACTGACCTTCGTCGGTGGATACAGGCAAGTGCAGAGCAAATCTATTTAGTAGCACTGTAAGCCGTCTCTTACAGGCAAGTGGATCACAAACCAAACACTGGGAAATAAGTTGATTAAAGAGCTACAGAAAATACAGATTATTAAATAACATGTCGCAATTAGCATATATCACATCATACGTAATTATCatccaatgaagaaaaaaacaatGAGCAACTACAGGTACATTGAAGCAGTACTCCAACAGAAATAGCAAGACATAATAGAGCATTATACAAACATTGCGGACCGCCTTTAACTTACATTCAAAACCATCAACACTGTCAGAATTAATAATTACACTATAAGAATGCTGTTCCCTGTCTGTACATATATCGGGAAAAGAGAACTTGCAACGCGAAATGAAAGAATGGCCGATAGATGTGTTTGTTATGGTTGGTGCTAGATCAATGCTCCCAGGGGTGCTCAGCTAGATAGCGAAATTTCCGAATCGTATAATATggaaatatttaaaaaagaagaaaaatggcaCTTGTATATTGAACAAAGACCAAACGTTCTCTCATTTTTAAACTAAGTAAAATCAGAGTCTTTTTACAATTTTTTAAATCAAAGGTCTCTAGTGTCCGAAAGGCTGAACGGAATTTGAGACAAGGAAGGCTTATATATGTTATCTGATACATATGTAACGCCACGCACAACTATACGCCTGATGAAGTGAGCAGCTTGTAACCAGAAACAAATGACAGGTGAGCACGTCTAGTGCACCATGACAGTTATGCAACAACTTAACAGCGTTTCACCAGATGCAAACACGTAGAGTCTTCTGTTAGTTAAAAGCGCTGATTGAAGTACTCTATAGCACAATTTCCGTCTACTAGCTCCTCAACTACAAATTCAAATGCATCTATCTGTTTAGCGATTCATAGAGAGAACACTTGCTGTATTAGCGATGAAAAACGCACAACGCACAGTAAGGACAGTAGCAGAAATTCATTTCTTCGCTCACAGTGTACTTATCAACACTTTTCATGTAAATAACC
This Dermacentor silvarum isolate Dsil-2018 chromosome 6, BIME_Dsil_1.4, whole genome shotgun sequence DNA region includes the following protein-coding sequences:
- the LOC119455543 gene encoding homeobox protein Hox-B4a, which codes for MTMSSFLMNSPSYVDPKFPPPEEYSQGNYIPSHGAGDYYAGAPTHHHHHAAAAAAHPYASFGGAAAPPYGAENGGYVSSASPHYYQHSCSMTQTTLSPLSRPSVALDHAGGGHSPPYSGPPAPLQRSPSPPPPASMLRPSPQSPHVGAAPPMHSPGATATAPTSVAGGDCNQAGQPVIYPWMKKAHVNAGRSFLFASDPTNGTFTGMEPKRQRTAYTRHQILELEKEFHFNRYLTRRRRIEIAHSLCLSERQIKIWFQNRRMKWKKDNKLPNTKNVKKNNPNRAGQQQQQQQQQQQPQQHSVQPHQQNASSQEPHPPPHQQPSPTLQMPNPLALAPHQHAHLLNSHPLGHPAQTHIMSPLPPPPPVDTKADYGLTEL